Proteins from one Mycobacterium sp. EPa45 genomic window:
- a CDS encoding GGDEF domain-containing protein has protein sequence MDADVADGQHAAALHTRVFHSLDEQIAIIDEAGDIVDVNEAWIQSGVDGGLPHGWIWIGRSYLDVLSVAGAAGDASAAGAIDGITKVFHAQDKSPFDLEYPCDAPAGSRWFLMRATKLRGIGGCLVAIIHIDITRRKFAEERAAFLAMHDELTGLPNRRYLAMVLADPLRNGAAAGSPTGLIMIDIDNFKEYNDALGHPAGDRCLSRVGEVLQTFARTTGGVPVRLGGDEFAFLLPNTNLAEVRRVAADILKALNALNNGGEREPTVNASIGVAAITADDLDDHELLLREADDALYRAKHAGGNRIALAEWHSRDGDSPRR, from the coding sequence GTGGATGCAGACGTCGCAGACGGACAGCACGCCGCTGCTCTACATACCCGGGTGTTCCATTCGCTCGACGAGCAGATTGCCATCATCGACGAGGCCGGAGACATTGTCGATGTCAACGAAGCCTGGATCCAATCCGGTGTCGACGGCGGCCTCCCGCACGGTTGGATCTGGATAGGCAGGAGTTATCTGGATGTGCTCTCAGTAGCCGGAGCGGCCGGTGACGCATCGGCAGCCGGAGCGATCGATGGGATCACGAAAGTCTTTCATGCTCAGGATAAGTCGCCGTTCGACTTAGAGTATCCGTGCGACGCCCCCGCCGGCAGCAGGTGGTTTTTGATGCGCGCGACGAAGCTCAGGGGCATTGGTGGATGCCTGGTCGCGATCATTCACATCGACATCACTCGCCGGAAGTTTGCCGAGGAAAGGGCGGCGTTCTTGGCGATGCATGACGAGCTCACCGGCCTCCCGAATCGACGGTATCTGGCGATGGTGTTAGCCGACCCACTTCGCAACGGTGCCGCGGCCGGGTCACCCACGGGCCTGATCATGATCGACATCGACAACTTCAAGGAATACAACGACGCGCTCGGCCATCCCGCTGGCGACCGCTGTTTGAGTCGGGTGGGCGAGGTTCTGCAAACCTTTGCCAGAACGACCGGTGGCGTCCCGGTGCGTCTCGGTGGTGACGAGTTCGCCTTCTTGCTCCCCAATACGAATCTCGCCGAAGTGCGGCGGGTCGCCGCCGACATATTAAAAGCCCTCAATGCCCTGAACAACGGCGGCGAGAGGGAACCCACCGTCAACGCCAGCATCGGGGTGGCCGCGATTACCGCGGACGATCTGGACGATCATGAGCTCCTGTTGCGCGAGGCCGACGACGCACTGTACCGGGCGAAACATGCGGGAGGTAATCGGATTGCATTGGCGGAATGGCATTCTCGGGATGGCGACAGCCCTCGGCGTTGA
- a CDS encoding pirin family protein: MSNLETAPREVPCGATRFDGVEVLEPREVPLGGPRALPVRRTLPQRERSLIGAWCFADHYGPQDVRETAGMDVPPHPHTGLQTVSWLFRGEIEHRDSAGVHQTVRPGELNLMTAGAGICHSEVSTSSSTILHGAQLWVALPDSDRNTARDFDHYAPEPFSRGGATLRVFLGELAGQRSPVHTFTPLLGAQIDLAAGCTLDLDVDPAFEHGVLLDLGQVDVDGRALEPGQLAYLGTGSSSLRLHNAAGLAARVLLLGGPPFPDELLMWWNFVGRNHEEIVEYRRQWQDGDDRFGAVSGYTGSVRRLPAPALPATRLRPRRRT, from the coding sequence GTGAGCAACCTCGAGACCGCTCCACGTGAAGTACCCTGCGGGGCAACGAGGTTCGACGGTGTAGAAGTCCTCGAACCACGTGAGGTGCCCTTGGGCGGACCCCGTGCGCTTCCGGTCCGGCGAACCTTGCCCCAGCGCGAGCGCTCCCTGATCGGTGCCTGGTGTTTCGCCGATCATTACGGCCCGCAGGATGTGCGCGAGACCGCGGGCATGGACGTACCGCCCCATCCCCATACCGGGCTGCAGACCGTCAGCTGGTTGTTCCGCGGCGAGATCGAGCACCGCGACAGCGCCGGCGTGCACCAGACCGTCCGCCCCGGCGAACTGAATCTGATGACGGCCGGCGCGGGAATCTGCCACTCGGAGGTGTCGACGTCGTCGAGCACGATCCTTCACGGCGCCCAGCTGTGGGTGGCACTGCCCGACTCGGATCGCAACACCGCCCGCGACTTCGATCACTATGCCCCGGAACCATTTTCGCGCGGTGGGGCCACCCTCCGCGTATTCCTCGGCGAGCTGGCCGGTCAGCGCTCCCCGGTGCACACCTTCACGCCGCTGCTCGGCGCCCAGATTGACCTGGCCGCCGGCTGCACTCTGGACCTCGACGTCGATCCCGCCTTCGAGCATGGGGTCCTGCTGGACCTGGGCCAGGTCGACGTGGACGGCCGCGCGCTGGAGCCGGGGCAGTTGGCGTACCTGGGGACCGGGTCGAGCAGCCTGCGGTTGCACAACGCGGCCGGACTGGCAGCCCGGGTGCTGCTACTCGGCGGGCCACCGTTCCCCGATGAGTTGTTGATGTGGTGGAACTTCGTCGGGCGCAACCACGAGGAGATCGTCGAGTACCGCCGGCAGTGGCAGGACGGCGATGACCGCTTCGGTGCCGTCAGTGGGTACACGGGTTCCGTCCGGCGGTTGCCTGCACCCGCGCTGCCCGCCACCCGACTGCGGCCCCGCCGCCGAACCTGA
- a CDS encoding nitrilase-related carbon-nitrogen hydrolase translates to MITLTGSALEPLSRSAPSQRSPLRVGLVQHRWRPDRGELVAALRSGIDTAAGEGASVVFLPEITLLRYPADAPAGANPTALAEDLKNGPTFELAANAARDNGIFVHASLYERTFDGHDGLGYNTAILVSPAGELVGRTRKLHIPISAGYYEDTYFRPGPDADAYPVYAPDGLDARLGMPTCWDEWFPEVARNYSLAGAELLVYPTAIGSEPVFPDFDTRPLWQQVIVANGINSGLFMVVPNRVGDEGTVTFYGSSFISDPYGRVLVQAPRDEEAVLVADLDLDQRRDWLELFPFLLTRRPDTYGALTRPVVADQPYGAGHAATAVVK, encoded by the coding sequence ATGATCACCCTGACCGGTAGTGCGCTGGAACCGCTCTCCCGCTCGGCACCGTCGCAGCGGTCGCCGCTGCGGGTCGGCCTGGTCCAACATCGGTGGCGGCCCGATCGCGGCGAGCTGGTCGCAGCACTGCGATCCGGTATCGACACCGCAGCCGGCGAGGGTGCATCGGTGGTCTTCCTGCCCGAGATCACTCTCCTTCGCTATCCGGCCGACGCCCCCGCCGGCGCCAACCCCACGGCGCTGGCCGAAGATCTGAAGAACGGACCCACCTTTGAGTTGGCCGCGAATGCGGCGCGGGACAACGGAATCTTCGTGCACGCCTCCCTCTACGAGCGCACCTTCGATGGGCACGACGGCCTGGGCTACAACACCGCGATCCTGGTCTCGCCCGCCGGTGAATTGGTCGGCCGGACCCGCAAGCTGCACATCCCGATCTCGGCGGGCTACTACGAGGACACCTACTTCCGGCCCGGCCCCGACGCCGACGCGTATCCCGTCTACGCCCCCGACGGTCTCGACGCACGACTGGGCATGCCGACGTGCTGGGACGAGTGGTTTCCGGAGGTCGCCCGCAACTACTCGCTGGCCGGCGCCGAGCTGCTCGTCTACCCGACGGCGATCGGATCCGAACCCGTCTTCCCCGACTTCGATACACGGCCGCTGTGGCAGCAGGTCATCGTCGCGAACGGCATCAACAGTGGCCTGTTCATGGTGGTGCCCAACCGGGTCGGCGACGAGGGCACGGTGACGTTCTACGGTTCGTCGTTCATCTCCGATCCCTACGGACGGGTGCTGGTGCAGGCACCCCGCGACGAGGAGGCGGTCCTGGTCGCCGACCTGGACCTCGATCAGCGTCGAGACTGGTTGGAGCTCTTCCCCTTTCTGCTGACCCGACGGCCTGACACCTACGGCGCGCTCACCCGGCCCGTCGTCGCCGACCAGCCCTACGGTGCCGGCCACGCCGCCACGGCGGTGGTCAAATGA
- a CDS encoding EVE domain-containing protein translates to MTHWINTVSADHVQRGVAGGFTQANHGKPHMLRKMERGDWIIFYSPKTALEHGQSLQAFTAIGRVTDDEPYQEQPTDPWRRRMEFLPCTATPIRPLLDRLEFIVDPQRWGYKFRFGVFRIDEPDFLLIRAAMTQALAA, encoded by the coding sequence ATGACGCACTGGATCAACACCGTGAGCGCCGACCACGTGCAGCGTGGCGTCGCGGGCGGTTTCACTCAGGCCAACCATGGCAAGCCGCACATGCTGCGCAAAATGGAGCGTGGCGATTGGATCATCTTCTACTCGCCGAAAACAGCACTCGAGCACGGGCAATCGCTTCAGGCGTTCACCGCGATCGGCCGGGTCACCGACGACGAGCCTTATCAGGAGCAGCCGACGGATCCGTGGCGGCGCAGGATGGAGTTTCTGCCCTGCACCGCGACCCCCATCCGGCCCCTGCTGGACCGACTCGAGTTCATCGTCGATCCGCAGCGCTGGGGCTACAAGTTCCGGTTCGGAGTGTTCCGCATCGACGAGCCGGACTTCCTGCTCATCCGCGCGGCGATGACGCAGGCGCTCGCAGCCTGA
- a CDS encoding DUF4242 domain-containing protein, producing MSIPRRPAHRFLVEWYSMALVHAPPADLAGRLAHGAAVARIHGTRVSVVLTVAAPEDEMVFGVFCAETADDVRRICQDAGCPVDRITAGVTSYVVADGESLSD from the coding sequence GTGAGCATTCCTCGTCGGCCGGCCCATCGATTTCTTGTCGAGTGGTACTCGATGGCCCTCGTGCATGCTCCGCCGGCCGATCTCGCCGGTCGGTTGGCGCACGGCGCGGCGGTCGCGCGTATTCATGGGACCCGGGTTTCGGTGGTGTTGACGGTCGCCGCGCCGGAGGACGAAATGGTGTTCGGGGTGTTCTGTGCCGAGACCGCCGACGACGTCAGACGCATCTGTCAGGATGCCGGCTGTCCTGTTGACCGAATCACCGCGGGCGTGACGAGCTATGTCGTCGCTGACGGTGAGTCGTTGTCTGACTGA
- a CDS encoding diguanylate cyclase — translation MNDERAVRQGGQAGGPIGRWWRQADQFEWLTGYLRARGLEMPTKLLMALISAALMLMAVATLTMRDVPVVVKAVFSIAAVVIGLGYAVLWLRGWPTRRQSLVMAWLGGGIIAVGCLMQPLAMLALLGCTAMALLGGYAAFFHNTKAIAVNILLGVVAGVLCALRVAEADGWVAATAGLWLVIELNLAVPLAIQAVVRTLGADVVRSDQDPLTGVLNRRAFYERASTLLTSPGDDLHLVVVMIDLDKFKKLNDAYGHLAGDQALTAVGWVLREASTGSAIIGRFGGEEFIVIDAVPAEDAERLPTHLCTAIASLPQPVTASVGAAIVRWDSGSAMDDLIRSADAAMYAAKRAGGNQTRICRPARVDR, via the coding sequence GTGAACGACGAGCGGGCGGTCAGGCAGGGCGGCCAAGCCGGGGGACCTATCGGGCGTTGGTGGCGGCAAGCCGATCAGTTCGAATGGCTTACCGGGTATCTCCGCGCACGCGGATTGGAGATGCCCACCAAGCTGTTGATGGCCCTGATCTCGGCGGCCCTGATGCTGATGGCGGTCGCGACGCTCACGATGCGCGACGTGCCCGTCGTGGTCAAGGCAGTGTTCAGCATCGCCGCCGTGGTCATCGGTCTGGGCTACGCCGTGTTGTGGCTGCGGGGGTGGCCAACTCGCAGGCAATCGCTGGTGATGGCCTGGCTCGGCGGCGGCATCATCGCAGTGGGCTGCTTGATGCAACCGCTTGCCATGCTCGCCCTCCTGGGTTGCACCGCCATGGCCCTGCTCGGCGGGTATGCGGCCTTTTTCCACAACACCAAGGCCATCGCGGTCAACATCCTCCTCGGCGTCGTCGCCGGGGTGCTGTGTGCGTTGCGGGTGGCCGAGGCCGACGGCTGGGTGGCCGCTACCGCTGGACTGTGGCTGGTCATCGAACTCAACCTCGCGGTCCCACTGGCGATCCAGGCGGTGGTGCGCACCCTCGGTGCCGATGTCGTGCGCTCGGACCAGGATCCGCTCACCGGCGTGCTCAACCGGCGCGCCTTCTACGAGCGCGCATCGACGTTGCTGACCTCACCCGGTGATGACCTACATCTGGTGGTGGTGATGATCGACTTGGACAAATTCAAGAAACTCAACGACGCCTACGGTCATCTCGCCGGCGACCAGGCCCTGACCGCGGTCGGCTGGGTGCTTCGCGAGGCCAGTACCGGCTCAGCGATCATCGGACGCTTCGGCGGCGAGGAGTTCATCGTCATCGACGCAGTGCCGGCCGAGGATGCCGAGCGGTTGCCCACCCACCTCTGTACAGCCATCGCCTCCCTGCCCCAGCCGGTGACCGCAAGTGTCGGCGCCGCGATCGTGCGGTGGGACAGCGGATCGGCGATGGACGATTTGATCCGATCCGCCGATGCCGCGATGTACGCCGCGAAGCGCGCCGGCGGCAACCAAACCCGTATCTGCCGGCCGGCCCGCGTCGACCGATAA
- a CDS encoding acyl-CoA thioesterase domain-containing protein, whose protein sequence is MADLGNTGSVSRAYTVADGDVLLPGPAGQGPWGPTISGHVVGGILARSLEQVGGGPDLVPARLTVDLLRPTAIAPLEVRSTVRRDGRRIRLIDAELIQNDVVVSRASAMFLRRGEHPAGDIWSSPVVMPPLPPEPGPLPEDLMMFVWGYGGDGNSGGAMSFTEWHDATGPKYAWIRQVRPLVEGEVTTAFVTAAMAADAASATSHWGTGGLRYINADYTLTLAREPVGDYIGLAATSHNSHEGIACGAVAVFDVEGQIGNAITVGLVNPAESFRPRA, encoded by the coding sequence GTGGCAGATCTGGGCAACACCGGCAGCGTCTCGCGGGCCTACACAGTCGCCGACGGCGACGTGCTGTTGCCCGGTCCGGCGGGGCAGGGCCCCTGGGGACCGACGATCAGCGGTCACGTCGTCGGCGGCATCCTCGCGCGTTCCCTGGAACAGGTGGGCGGCGGCCCCGACCTGGTGCCGGCCCGGTTGACCGTCGATCTGCTGCGGCCCACCGCCATCGCACCGCTGGAGGTGCGCTCGACGGTGCGCCGAGACGGGCGGCGCATCCGGCTCATCGACGCCGAACTCATCCAGAACGACGTCGTGGTATCCCGGGCCAGCGCCATGTTTCTTCGGCGCGGGGAGCACCCCGCCGGCGATATCTGGTCCTCGCCGGTCGTCATGCCACCGCTGCCGCCGGAGCCCGGTCCACTGCCCGAAGACCTGATGATGTTCGTCTGGGGTTACGGGGGAGACGGTAACTCCGGCGGCGCGATGTCCTTCACCGAATGGCACGATGCCACCGGGCCCAAGTACGCCTGGATTCGGCAGGTCCGTCCGCTGGTCGAGGGTGAAGTCACCACTGCGTTCGTCACCGCGGCCATGGCCGCGGATGCGGCTAGTGCGACATCTCATTGGGGCACAGGCGGTTTGCGCTACATCAATGCCGACTACACGTTGACGCTGGCTCGCGAGCCGGTCGGGGATTACATCGGCTTGGCGGCCACCTCGCACAACAGCCATGAGGGCATCGCCTGCGGTGCGGTGGCGGTATTCGACGTGGAGGGGCAGATCGGTAACGCGATCACCGTCGGCTTGGTCAACCCGGCCGAGTCCTTTCGCCCCAGGGCGTAG
- a CDS encoding APC family permease yields the protein MTAEYITGPHEGHLKRALGLPSLVLFGLVYMVPLTVFTTYGIVTETSGGRLPLAYVVTLITMVFTALSYARMAAAIPVAGSAYTYTQRTFGAPAGFLAGWSLLLDYLFLPMLNYLVIGLYLNAALPALPAWVIVVVSIAIVTVLNIIGIVSVARANFLIIAIQAIFIVVFVALAIAKTTGYGTVDLLSPFTGDGTAGGMSPILAGAAILCLSFLGFDAVSTLSEEARDAKRTVPQAIMIATIVSGIIFILLSYVSQLVFPSNKFTDVDTGSTDVMLAAGGAFVNTFFTAAYVAGALGSALTSQASVARILFAMGRDGILPRRVFGHVSAKYSTPVYAILTVSVISLLAIWIDLTILASVVSFGALVAFSVVNLSVIKHYFVDMRERNVLLNLIAPVIGFLLTAWLWTSLSGTALTIGLIWLAIGFIWLLVVTRGFRRPTPVLDLEYE from the coding sequence ATGACCGCGGAATACATCACCGGCCCACATGAGGGACACCTGAAACGAGCGCTGGGCCTTCCATCGCTGGTCCTGTTCGGCCTCGTGTACATGGTCCCGCTCACGGTGTTCACCACCTACGGCATCGTCACCGAAACGTCGGGCGGCCGACTGCCTCTGGCGTATGTCGTCACGCTCATCACGATGGTGTTCACCGCGCTGTCCTACGCGCGGATGGCGGCCGCGATTCCGGTTGCCGGTTCGGCGTACACCTACACCCAGCGCACCTTCGGCGCGCCCGCCGGCTTCTTGGCCGGGTGGTCGCTACTGCTGGACTACCTGTTCTTGCCGATGTTGAACTACCTGGTCATCGGGCTCTACCTGAACGCCGCCCTGCCCGCGCTACCCGCCTGGGTCATTGTCGTTGTGTCGATAGCGATCGTCACCGTGCTCAACATCATCGGCATCGTGTCCGTCGCGCGAGCCAACTTCCTCATCATCGCCATCCAGGCGATCTTCATCGTGGTGTTCGTCGCCCTCGCGATCGCCAAGACCACCGGCTACGGAACCGTCGACCTGCTCTCGCCCTTCACCGGTGACGGCACCGCGGGCGGCATGAGCCCCATCCTGGCCGGTGCGGCAATCCTGTGTCTGTCGTTCCTCGGCTTCGATGCGGTCTCCACGCTGTCCGAGGAGGCCCGCGATGCCAAACGCACGGTGCCGCAGGCGATCATGATCGCGACCATCGTCTCGGGGATCATCTTCATCCTGCTGTCGTATGTGTCGCAGTTGGTGTTCCCGTCCAACAAGTTCACCGACGTCGACACCGGTTCGACCGACGTGATGCTGGCCGCGGGCGGGGCGTTCGTCAACACCTTCTTCACCGCGGCGTACGTGGCCGGTGCCCTCGGTTCGGCGTTGACCTCACAGGCGTCAGTGGCCCGGATCCTGTTCGCGATGGGCCGCGACGGGATCCTGCCACGCAGGGTCTTCGGGCATGTGTCCGCCAAATACAGCACACCGGTGTACGCCATTCTCACCGTCAGCGTCATCTCGCTGCTCGCCATCTGGATCGATCTGACGATCCTCGCGTCGGTCGTCAGCTTCGGTGCGCTGGTGGCCTTCTCGGTGGTGAACCTCTCGGTGATCAAGCACTACTTCGTCGACATGCGGGAACGTAACGTGCTGCTCAACCTGATCGCGCCGGTGATCGGGTTCCTGCTCACCGCGTGGCTGTGGACAAGCTTGTCGGGCACCGCGCTGACGATCGGATTGATCTGGCTGGCAATAGGATTCATCTGGCTGCTGGTGGTCACCCGCGGATTCCGCCGGCCCACGCCGGTGTTAGACCTGGAATACGAGTGA
- a CDS encoding amidohydrolase → MSATLFTGGVVWTGAGEEVDALLVTDGVVRALGDAARELAAGIDCERVDLKGGFLMPSFGDGHAHPLYGGLEAVGPAVRGCSTVDEIVTAVKVYAEEHPDEEWIVGASYDGSLAPGGLFDSRWLDAAVPDRPVVLRAWDYHTLWCNTAAIERAGITADTPDPVLGEIPRRPDGSVLGTLREWGATDLVMAVMPPRDERQRIDALGTAADYYLARGVTWVQDAWVEPGDVATYVAAARQGELRMRFNLALYADPRHFDSQIKQFAESRRVVDEVGSPLLTANTVKFFADGVVENETGALLAPYCSGLHSHGMQNWEGDALAEAVRRVDELGLQIHIHAIGDAAVRQALDAIEYTVSHNGNRDRRPVIAHVQLVDDTDIGRFAALGVIPNMQPLWAQMDALMTVLTIPRLGAERADRQYQMQTLNRSGAALAFGSDWPVSSGAPLDGIAVATSRRTADGQPDGGWTPHEIVPIERALSSYTAAVAYQAFAEMTWGQVVPGASADLVWLDDDPRNTPPLDLPGVGIRATYLRGAQAYRADNGRARP, encoded by the coding sequence ATGAGCGCCACGCTGTTCACCGGCGGTGTGGTCTGGACCGGAGCGGGAGAGGAGGTCGACGCCCTTCTGGTGACCGACGGGGTGGTGCGCGCGCTGGGCGACGCGGCCCGTGAACTCGCTGCCGGAATCGACTGCGAGCGAGTCGATCTCAAGGGCGGATTCCTGATGCCGTCATTCGGTGACGGCCACGCCCATCCGCTCTACGGCGGACTCGAGGCAGTCGGGCCTGCGGTCCGCGGATGCAGCACGGTCGACGAGATCGTCACCGCGGTCAAGGTCTACGCCGAAGAGCATCCCGACGAGGAGTGGATCGTCGGCGCCTCCTACGACGGCAGCCTTGCCCCTGGCGGGCTGTTCGATTCCCGGTGGCTGGATGCGGCGGTACCGGATCGCCCCGTGGTCCTGCGGGCGTGGGACTACCACACGCTGTGGTGCAACACCGCGGCCATCGAACGCGCCGGCATCACCGCCGATACCCCCGACCCGGTGCTCGGCGAGATTCCCCGGCGCCCGGACGGCTCGGTGCTCGGTACGTTACGCGAGTGGGGTGCAACCGATCTGGTGATGGCGGTGATGCCACCGCGCGACGAGCGGCAGCGCATCGACGCGCTCGGCACGGCCGCCGACTACTACCTGGCCCGCGGCGTCACCTGGGTGCAGGACGCCTGGGTCGAGCCCGGTGACGTGGCAACCTACGTCGCGGCCGCCCGTCAAGGCGAGCTGCGCATGCGTTTCAACCTCGCGCTGTACGCCGACCCGCGGCATTTCGATTCGCAGATAAAGCAATTCGCCGAGTCCCGGCGAGTGGTCGACGAGGTGGGTTCGCCGCTGCTGACCGCGAACACGGTCAAGTTCTTCGCCGACGGCGTCGTCGAGAACGAGACGGGTGCCTTGCTCGCGCCGTACTGCTCGGGACTGCATTCACACGGGATGCAAAATTGGGAAGGTGACGCACTCGCCGAGGCTGTGCGCCGCGTCGACGAGCTCGGACTACAGATCCACATCCACGCCATCGGTGATGCCGCCGTCCGCCAGGCGCTGGACGCCATCGAATACACCGTGTCCCACAACGGGAATCGTGACCGCAGGCCGGTGATCGCTCACGTTCAGCTGGTGGACGACACCGATATCGGGCGGTTTGCCGCGCTCGGCGTCATCCCCAACATGCAACCGCTGTGGGCGCAGATGGACGCGCTGATGACGGTGCTGACCATCCCCCGGCTCGGCGCCGAACGTGCCGACCGGCAGTATCAGATGCAAACTCTGAACCGCTCCGGTGCGGCCCTGGCGTTCGGCTCGGACTGGCCGGTGTCGTCGGGCGCCCCGCTGGACGGCATCGCGGTGGCGACGTCGCGGCGGACTGCCGACGGGCAACCAGACGGCGGCTGGACACCTCACGAGATCGTGCCGATCGAGCGCGCATTGTCGTCCTACACTGCTGCGGTCGCCTATCAGGCTTTCGCCGAAATGACCTGGGGACAAGTCGTTCCCGGCGCCAGCGCCGACCTGGTCTGGCTCGACGACGATCCGCGGAACACACCGCCGCTGGATCTGCCGGGCGTGGGCATCCGCGCCACCTACTTGCGCGGTGCGCAGGCCTACCGGGCCGACAACGGAAGGGCACGACCATGA
- a CDS encoding GNAT family N-acetyltransferase — MTEDKTGAQTTVTAGKDQFTISVDGIQVGLADFVDHDGQRIFHHTEVDSEYEGRGLASIMVGEALAATRDAGLRIVPVCKMVAKYLEKHHDFDDAVDPATADTERYLQQVLSS; from the coding sequence ATGACCGAAGACAAAACCGGCGCCCAGACCACCGTCACCGCCGGCAAGGACCAATTCACCATCAGCGTCGACGGCATACAGGTGGGCCTCGCCGACTTCGTCGACCACGACGGCCAGCGCATCTTTCACCACACCGAGGTCGACAGCGAGTACGAAGGGCGCGGGTTGGCCAGCATCATGGTCGGTGAAGCCCTGGCCGCCACCCGCGACGCCGGACTGCGCATCGTGCCAGTGTGCAAGATGGTGGCCAAGTACCTGGAGAAGCACCACGACTTCGACGACGCGGTTGACCCCGCGACGGCGGACACCGAGCGCTACCTGCAGCAGGTGCTGAGCAGCTGA
- a CDS encoding YdeI/OmpD-associated family protein: MSPQSVPGGVVHKLPADLRTALLGNDTALAAWKDITPLARNEFICWVEDAKQEKTRERRIRRTQEELEEGMRRPCCWPGCKHRERTGKA, from the coding sequence ATGAGCCCGCAATCGGTTCCCGGTGGAGTGGTGCACAAGCTTCCGGCAGACCTGCGAACTGCGCTGCTTGGTAACGACACCGCGCTGGCGGCGTGGAAGGACATCACTCCCCTGGCGCGCAACGAGTTCATCTGCTGGGTCGAGGACGCCAAGCAGGAGAAGACGCGCGAGCGTCGCATTCGCCGCACCCAGGAAGAGTTGGAGGAAGGCATGCGCCGGCCGTGCTGTTGGCCGGGTTGTAAGCACCGCGAGCGCACCGGCAAGGCCTAG
- a CDS encoding YqjF family protein produces the protein MQGPDPLTGFPVAAPSLGGRVWFDQSWLDLTFVHWPVRSDDVAHLYPAGTRPDVFDGLTYVGLVPFRMGFTKVGAGPALPYVGAFAETNVRLYSVDDAGRHGVLFRSLETERLAVVPAIRVAMGIPYTWARMRISRTPEQITYDSVRRWPQRGLRSRVAVRVGDPVEPTALEIWLTARWGAHTRKAGRTWWVPNRHDPWPLRAAQLLDLDDQLVAAAGVRTAGEHLRALYSPVMRTQFGRPIVVV, from the coding sequence CTGCAGGGCCCGGACCCGCTGACCGGCTTCCCCGTCGCCGCCCCGTCGCTGGGCGGGCGGGTGTGGTTCGACCAGAGCTGGCTGGACTTGACGTTCGTGCACTGGCCGGTGCGTTCCGACGATGTGGCGCACCTCTATCCCGCCGGCACCCGTCCGGACGTGTTCGACGGTCTCACCTACGTGGGCTTGGTGCCGTTCCGCATGGGGTTCACGAAAGTGGGCGCGGGACCGGCGCTGCCGTACGTCGGCGCGTTCGCCGAAACGAATGTGCGGCTGTACTCCGTCGATGACGCGGGCCGGCACGGCGTGCTGTTCCGGTCGCTGGAAACCGAACGGCTGGCGGTGGTTCCAGCGATCCGCGTCGCGATGGGAATCCCCTACACCTGGGCCCGAATGCGGATCAGCCGGACACCAGAACAGATCACCTATGACAGTGTTCGACGCTGGCCGCAGCGCGGGCTGCGCAGTCGAGTCGCCGTCCGGGTCGGTGACCCGGTTGAACCGACGGCCCTGGAAATCTGGCTGACCGCACGCTGGGGTGCGCATACGCGGAAGGCGGGCCGCACCTGGTGGGTGCCCAACCGGCACGATCCGTGGCCGCTGCGGGCGGCGCAACTGCTGGACCTCGACGACCAACTGGTGGCCGCGGCCGGTGTACGTACCGCCGGGGAACACCTGCGGGCGCTGTACTCCCCCGTCATGCGAACCCAGTTCGGTCGCCCGATCGTGGTCGTCTGA
- a CDS encoding TetR/AcrR family transcriptional regulator, whose product MGRPPTPLLSTDRIASAAMDLVSATGGFTMPDLAKKLQVSPSSLYNHVSGRDQIVELLRERAMSEVQLPDDEPTRPWADAVADILRSYRRSYARYPRLIPLLTAYAVNSSHAIRMYNVLAVTLGRAGFDAADTLRAITLMDCYVLGSALDLAAPEEPWDSGAEVGPELAAALATGGPKPGRADDAFEYGLAVLLRGLTPD is encoded by the coding sequence ATGGGCCGCCCGCCGACACCACTGCTGTCCACCGACCGGATCGCGTCGGCGGCGATGGATCTGGTGAGCGCGACCGGTGGCTTCACCATGCCGGATCTGGCAAAAAAATTGCAGGTCAGCCCGTCGTCGCTGTACAACCATGTGTCTGGTCGCGACCAGATCGTGGAGCTGCTGCGGGAGCGGGCGATGTCCGAGGTGCAGCTGCCCGACGACGAACCGACCCGCCCGTGGGCCGACGCCGTCGCCGACATCCTGCGCTCCTACCGGCGCAGCTATGCCCGTTATCCGCGACTGATCCCGCTGCTGACCGCGTACGCCGTGAACAGCAGCCACGCCATCCGGATGTACAACGTCTTGGCGGTGACGCTTGGGCGCGCCGGGTTCGACGCCGCGGACACGCTGCGGGCGATCACCCTGATGGACTGCTACGTGCTGGGGTCGGCGCTGGACCTGGCCGCACCGGAGGAGCCGTGGGATTCCGGTGCCGAGGTGGGCCCGGAGCTGGCGGCGGCACTGGCCACCGGCGGCCCCAAGCCGGGCCGGGCGGATGACGCCTTCGAGTACGGGTTGGCGGTGCTGTTGCGCGGACTCACGCCAGATTGA